TCCGCGGGATTAACCGCAAAACCATAAATCCAAGCTTCGCCAGAATCAGCTGCCACTCGTACTTTTCCTGCCGCTTTTCCATCAGTCTCAATGATGTAGAATTGCTGTTTATCATCATTTTTTATTCGATGGTTGTAGTCTTTTGCCTTTTCATGGTTAAACCCAAAACAGTCAACATCAATCTGTACTTCAAACATCAGATCTTCTGGACGGGACGCCCTTAACGTGACCCCATCTTCAAGCTGAATCGGTCCCTGCTGCCATTTCATCTGATGTTCAGAAAACGCGAAACGGCACGGAACGGTTTTTAAATATTCTTTTGCTGTATTCGAATTGGCTGGTGCATTCAAAAGGATCTGTTCATAGCCCTGGTATTTAACAGCTTCCAGCGCTTCCTTGAACAAGGAAGTGAACAGCCCTTTTCGCCGATATTCCGGTGAGACCATCCCGCAGAGCTCTACTTTATTTCCAAAGCCGTAAATGCCAATAAAAGCAGTTAACTCACCTGCCTCATAATGAAAAAAATCCTCCTTTCTCTCATCAGTCCGCTGTTCAAGCATGTCCCAGTTCAGCTTTAATTGCAGCTTTTCATCTGATTCGCATTGCTGCTGAAGTTTTTTGATATCTGACAGCTGTTTTTCTGATAGCATGTGGATCCCCCAATTTATTTTCTTTCTTTCTCATTTCTTGCCGAGCAGCAAAAGTCCTCTAATGAAATCAGGAATAAGGAAAAGGCAGGCAAACTAAAAGCCGGCTCAAAGGGCACTGTATGTCCCTCGAGCCGGCTGATTTTTTTTTTTTAGTAAAAGTAAAAAGTTATTCTGGGCTGATCAAGCCATATCTTCCATCTCTGCGTTTGTACACCACGTTTGTAGTACCGGTTTCCGCATGATTATATACGAAAAAGTTGTGGCCCAGCAGATCCATCTGTAAGATGGCTTCTTCAGTATCCATCGGTTTTAAATCAAATCGTTTTTCACGGACGATTTCAAACTCGTCTTCCTCTTCGTCATCAATGACTAAAGTTGTTGTTGCATCTGCACTGTTGGCAATCATTTCATGAATGCCTCCGTTTTGTTTGGAACGGCGGTTCACCTTCGTTTTATGTTTACGAATCTGACGCTCTAGTTTTTCAATCACGAGGTCGATTGCAGCATACATATCCGTATGACTTTCCTCAGCACGGAGCAGCAACCCTGTCATAGGGATGGTCACCTCAACAGATTGGTCATTGTTATAGACCTTTAAGTTGACATGCGCGTCAGTGTTCGGAGTTTCGTTAAAATAGCGTTGAAGTTTAGCAACTTTCTTTTCCACATACTCCCTTAAAGCTGGAGTCACCTCAATGTTTTCTCCACGAATGTTATATTGCATATCTTAACTCCTCCTTCCGTGATGTATATATATTTCGATATACCCTTTATCAATTCCTTCGTAAACTTAAAAATCTCTTGACAAAAAATTTACTTTATCGACATATCTCTCATTTTGCTTTTACATTTATGGAAGAGATAGGTTCCGGGAACAATGGGTATGTATAAATCAGGAGGGATGACCGTGCATAATCAAAATGTTGTAAAACAAAGTGTTAAAAATGTGCAAAAGGGCAAGGTTGAAAAAGGCAAGTCCCATAAGCTTGCCTGGTGGCAGCTCTCACTGATCGGGATCGGATCAGTCATTGGAGCTGGATTTTTTCTGGGTTCAGGCCTTTCCATCCATTCAGCTGGCCCCTCGGTTCTGATCGGTTATGTTCTCGCAGGCCTGACTGCCTATTTTGTATTCAGCGCCCTGGCAGAGATGACGGTGCAGGATCCGCAGCCCGGTTCATTCCGG
This genomic stretch from Fictibacillus marinisediminis harbors:
- a CDS encoding GNAT family N-acetyltransferase, which codes for MLSEKQLSDIKKLQQQCESDEKLQLKLNWDMLEQRTDERKEDFFHYEAGELTAFIGIYGFGNKVELCGMVSPEYRRKGLFTSLFKEALEAVKYQGYEQILLNAPANSNTAKEYLKTVPCRFAFSEHQMKWQQGPIQLEDGVTLRASRPEDLMFEVQIDVDCFGFNHEKAKDYNHRIKNDDKQQFYIIETDGKAAGKVRVAADSGEAWIYGFAVNPAEQGKGIGRKTLKTIIAAQNAMGNSVFLEVEAKNNHALKLYEACGFKAYYTQDYYRLSN
- the hpf gene encoding ribosome hibernation-promoting factor, HPF/YfiA family, with product MQYNIRGENIEVTPALREYVEKKVAKLQRYFNETPNTDAHVNLKVYNNDQSVEVTIPMTGLLLRAEESHTDMYAAIDLVIEKLERQIRKHKTKVNRRSKQNGGIHEMIANSADATTTLVIDDEEEDEFEIVREKRFDLKPMDTEEAILQMDLLGHNFFVYNHAETGTTNVVYKRRDGRYGLISPE